Proteins co-encoded in one Cucurbita pepo subsp. pepo cultivar mu-cu-16 unplaced genomic scaffold, ASM280686v2 Cp4.1_scaffold000109, whole genome shotgun sequence genomic window:
- the LOC111783863 gene encoding cell division topological specificity factor homolog, chloroplastic-like, whose amino-acid sequence MAVSGDLRVSATLCSHHPHPRRTSFPSSKVEFSGFSSGGLSSHDVALKWRNMAIDSRNRRGVSQITTRSSESYEMSSKTSSQEAETFLLNAINMNFFERLNLAWRILFPTPTSKRNSNALIAKQRLKMILFADRCAVSDEAKRKIVSNIVQALSDFVEIESKDKVELSMSTDSDLGTIYSVTVPVRRVKAEYQEADESATITNIEYKDNGETTGSVDVRFDFFIPD is encoded by the exons ATGGCGGTTTCTGGAGATCTCAGAGTCTCCGCAACACTCTGCTCTCACCATCCTCACCCTCGTCGGACTTCTTTTCCCTCTTCGAAG GTTGAGTTCTCTGGCTTTTCAAGTGGAGGGCTTAGCAGTCATGATGTTGCACTGAAATGGCGTAACATGGCAATCGATAGTCGTAATAGGCGTGGCGTTTCACAGATAACTACTCGGAGCTCAGAAAGTTATGAAATGTCGTCGAAAACATCAAGCCAAGAAGCGGAAACCTTCCTTCTGAATGCCATAAACATGAACTTCTTTGAGCGGTTGAACTTAGCTTGGAGAATTTTGTTTCCTACTCCAACATCGAAGAGAAATTCGAATGCCCTGATCGCCAAACAGCGACTAAAGATGATACTCTTTGCTGACCGATGTGCAGTTAGCGACGAGGCTAAACGAAAGATCGTTAGTAACATAGTGCAAGCTCTATCAGACTTCGTTGAAATCGAATCGAAGGATAAAGTTGAGTTGAGCATGTCAACGGATTCTGATCTTGGAACCATTTACTCTGTCACGGTACCTGTGAGAAGGGTGAAAGCAGAATATCAAGAAGCAGACGAGAGTGCAACGATAACGAACATCGAGTACAAAGATAATGGTGAGACGACTGGTTCTGTTGATGTGAggtttgatttcttcattcCAGATTGA
- the LOC111783875 gene encoding uncharacterized protein LOC111783875 gives MDGSQALTQPQNLLVIREDYFVHYKSPVFPPAHAHSDDEPSDGEPSDDEPSDDEPSSPATSDLQSRAVGEAIMRGWEIVKAKVISGIVGFGSHARRLCSALPVTAMAAALFLLLLLFLFKIKIKIKMRLPWRPPTAGVCPDNQHRLLLLLKHKDQKISELLLQIAQMNEMLSARRKVPVVRVK, from the exons ATGGATGGTTCCCAAGCCCTGACTCAGCCTCAAAATTTGCTTGTAATCAGAGAAGACTATTTTGTTCATTACAAATCCCCTGTTTTTCCCCCAGCCCACGCCCACTCCGATGATGAGCCATCTGATGGTGAACCATCTGATGATGAACCATCTGATGATGAGCCGTCTTCTCCGGCGACTTCGGATTTGCAATCGAGAGCAGTCGGAGAAGCGATTATGAGGGGGTGGGAGATTGTTAAAGCGAAGGTGATTTCTGGGATTGTTGGATTTGGATCCCACGCTAGGAGACTATGCTCTGCTCTGCCGGTTACTGCAATGGCGGCGGCTCTGTTCCTGCTGCTGCTACTGTTTCTGTtcaagatcaagatcaagatcaagatgCGGCTGCCATGGCGCCCACCAACTGCGGGTGTGTGTCCAGATAACCAACACCGTTTGCTTCTTCTCCTTAAACACAAGGATCAG aAAATCAGTGAGCTCTTACTTCAGATCGCCCAAATGAACGAAATGCTATCAGCTCGTCGAAAGGTTCCCGTTGTGAGAGTGAAATGA